From one Actinomyces sp. Marseille-P3109 genomic stretch:
- a CDS encoding TIM-barrel domain-containing protein, whose protein sequence is MVSPLSDAPDTPRLAAARPEAVVVGSSPAESHYRFTVLTSRLIRMEHSPTDVFTDAATQLVVSRDLGEPPSFRVVRGEDRLEIITEHLHLTHVPSLGFSPSGLSVRLRSTALHAHGGTWHHGDVWDPDETFLTNLGGTTRTLDEADGAVALSPGLLSLSGITALDDSSSLLLTEDEWVRPREPGNRVGDGAQDLYVFGYGQDYREALRDFFGLTGPSPLIPRALLGNWWSRYHPYSAQEYLALMDRFAAHELPFSVAVIDMDWHVTDIDPAIGTGWTGYSWNRDLFPDPAAFLAGLHERGMLTTLNVHPAQGVRRHEDAYEEVCADLGLDAGSGEDVPFNIADRGFAASYLSRLHHRLEDEGVDFWWLDWQQGGSTTVPGLDPLWMLNHVHYLDSGRERPMATGGVERRRPATFSRFADASSHRTPVGFSGDTIISWDSLRFQPMFTATAANIGYFWWSNDIGGHMLGHSDDAMAARWFQLGCFSPINRLHSSNSGFTSKEPWRYSGDARTTMEAHLRLRHRLVPYLYTWARRSVSEGVGPVRPIYHDHPREMAAYQHRSSFCFGDLLVVPFTSPLDETTGLGRESAWLPDGVWYDLPTGRRYDATTGGHGRMLSLSRPLDRIGVLARAGSVIPLTGNLTEAAGDNPHELEIVVVPGGSGVFTLEEDDGSAEPGPDRVARTRLALTWPDDEGEHGGDAALRIRLEGAADVVPDSRQVRVRLLAGRATGAWLGLGDQACRLVVEEVDGDGFTLGAGTLVHLGELSRQELADGVELVLRGARQAPADWHDEVHAILDAARVAYAAKDQAWAAVERGMSGTALLGEMESLGLPEALRSAVAEVLPHS, encoded by the coding sequence TGAGCCGGGACCTCGGTGAACCGCCGTCGTTCCGGGTGGTACGGGGCGAGGACCGCCTGGAGATCATCACCGAGCACCTGCACCTGACCCATGTCCCCTCGCTGGGCTTCTCCCCGTCCGGGCTCAGTGTCAGGCTGCGCTCGACGGCGCTTCACGCCCACGGCGGCACCTGGCACCACGGCGACGTCTGGGATCCGGACGAGACCTTCCTGACGAACCTGGGCGGCACCACCCGCACCCTCGATGAGGCCGACGGCGCCGTCGCCCTCAGTCCGGGGCTGTTGAGCCTGAGCGGCATCACCGCCCTGGACGACTCATCATCCCTGCTCCTCACCGAGGACGAGTGGGTCCGGCCGCGCGAGCCCGGCAACCGGGTCGGCGATGGGGCGCAGGACCTCTACGTCTTCGGCTACGGCCAGGACTACCGGGAGGCGCTGCGCGACTTCTTCGGCCTCACCGGCCCGAGCCCCTTGATCCCCCGGGCGCTGCTGGGCAACTGGTGGAGCCGCTACCACCCCTACAGCGCCCAGGAGTACCTGGCGCTCATGGACCGCTTCGCCGCCCACGAGCTGCCCTTCTCCGTGGCCGTCATCGACATGGACTGGCACGTCACCGACATCGATCCGGCGATCGGCACGGGCTGGACCGGCTACTCCTGGAACCGGGACCTCTTCCCTGACCCTGCGGCCTTCCTGGCCGGTCTGCACGAGCGGGGCATGCTCACCACGCTCAACGTCCACCCGGCCCAGGGGGTGCGGCGCCACGAGGACGCCTACGAGGAGGTCTGTGCCGACCTGGGCCTGGACGCGGGCAGCGGGGAGGATGTGCCCTTCAATATCGCCGACCGGGGTTTCGCGGCCTCCTACCTCTCACGGCTCCACCACCGGCTGGAGGATGAGGGCGTGGACTTCTGGTGGCTGGACTGGCAGCAGGGCGGCTCCACGACGGTTCCCGGCCTGGACCCGTTGTGGATGCTCAACCATGTCCACTACCTCGACTCGGGCCGGGAGCGCCCGATGGCGACAGGTGGTGTGGAGCGGCGTCGGCCGGCGACGTTCTCGCGCTTCGCCGACGCCTCGAGCCACCGCACGCCGGTGGGATTCTCCGGGGACACGATCATCAGCTGGGACTCTCTGCGCTTCCAGCCGATGTTCACGGCCACGGCCGCCAACATCGGCTACTTCTGGTGGTCCAACGACATCGGCGGGCACATGCTGGGCCATAGCGACGACGCGATGGCGGCCCGCTGGTTCCAGCTGGGATGCTTCTCCCCCATCAACCGCCTGCACTCGTCGAACTCGGGCTTCACCTCCAAGGAGCCCTGGCGCTACTCGGGTGACGCGCGCACCACCATGGAGGCGCACCTGAGGCTGCGTCACCGGCTGGTGCCCTACCTGTACACGTGGGCGAGGCGCTCGGTGAGCGAGGGCGTGGGGCCGGTGCGCCCGATCTACCACGACCACCCGCGGGAGATGGCCGCCTACCAGCACCGGAGCAGCTTCTGCTTCGGGGACCTGCTGGTGGTGCCCTTCACCTCGCCGTTGGACGAGACCACCGGCCTGGGACGGGAGTCTGCCTGGCTGCCCGACGGCGTCTGGTACGACCTGCCCACGGGGCGCCGTTATGACGCCACCACCGGCGGGCACGGGCGGATGCTGAGCCTGTCGCGTCCCCTGGATCGCATCGGTGTGCTGGCCCGGGCCGGCTCGGTCATCCCGCTGACCGGGAACCTGACGGAAGCTGCCGGAGACAATCCGCACGAGCTGGAGATCGTCGTCGTGCCCGGCGGCTCGGGGGTCTTCACCCTTGAGGAGGACGACGGCTCGGCCGAGCCGGGCCCGGACCGGGTCGCCCGCACCCGCCTGGCACTGACCTGGCCGGATGACGAGGGGGAGCACGGCGGGGACGCGGCGCTGCGTATCCGCTTGGAGGGGGCCGCCGACGTCGTTCCGGACTCACGGCAGGTGAGGGTGAGGCTTCTGGCCGGACGGGCCACGGGCGCCTGGCTGGGGTTGGGCGATCAGGCATGCCGACTCGTCGTCGAGGAGGTCGACGGCGACGGCTTCACCCTGGGGGCCGGGACGCTGGTGCACTTAGGCGAGCTGAGTCGCCAGGAGCTGGCCGACGGCGTCGAGCTGGTGCTGCGCGGTGCGCGGCAGGCACCGGCCGACTGGCACGACGAGGTCCACGCGATCCTGGATGCGGCCCGTGTGGCCTACGCGGCCAAGGACCAGGCCTGGGCCGCCGTGGAGCGGGGCATGAGCGGGACCGCGCTCCTGGGTGAGATGGAGTCGCTGGGCCTGCCAGAGGCGCTGCGCTCGGCCGTGGCCGAGGTGCTTCCCCACTCCTGA
- a CDS encoding sugar O-acetyltransferase — MSEIPSPRFPEAEPYFVGDDRTNRERMLAGDWYVSDDPDSARIAAHARKMLYRFERAFAEGEEDCWDLLRSAIPGLGDKVRLLPPVRVDYGDNITVGEGTFANYGLVALDVVEIRIGSHCQIGPNVQLLTPVHPLEPTPRACSLEAADPITIGDNVWLGGGVIVCPGVTIGDNCVIGAGSVVTKDIPAGSLAVGNPARVLRQLDDSTFGPRARSSRLRTTPRHTRD; from the coding sequence ATGAGTGAGATTCCCTCTCCGCGCTTTCCCGAGGCCGAGCCCTACTTCGTCGGCGACGACCGCACCAACCGCGAGCGCATGCTCGCCGGTGACTGGTACGTCTCCGACGACCCGGACAGCGCCAGGATCGCGGCGCACGCCCGCAAGATGCTCTACCGCTTCGAGCGGGCCTTCGCCGAGGGTGAGGAGGACTGCTGGGATCTGCTGCGCTCGGCGATCCCGGGCCTGGGCGACAAGGTGCGCCTGCTACCGCCGGTGCGCGTGGACTACGGGGACAACATCACCGTGGGCGAGGGGACCTTCGCCAACTACGGGCTGGTGGCCCTGGACGTCGTGGAGATCCGTATCGGCTCCCACTGCCAGATCGGCCCGAACGTCCAGCTGCTCACGCCGGTCCACCCCCTGGAGCCGACGCCGCGAGCCTGCTCCCTGGAGGCGGCCGACCCCATCACGATCGGCGACAACGTGTGGCTGGGTGGCGGGGTCATCGTCTGCCCCGGCGTGACCATCGGGGACAACTGCGTCATCGGCGCGGGCTCGGTGGTCACCAAGGACATTCCCGCCGGCAGCCTCGCGGTGGGTAACCCGGCCCGGGTCCTGCGCCAGCTGGACGACTCCACCTTCGGGCCCCGAGCTCGGTCGTCACGCTTGAGGACGACGCCGCGTCACACCCGAGACTAG
- a CDS encoding nitroreductase family protein → MNPDAFSDLAAARYSVRDFRPDPVPTEIVEEILEDTRQAPSWSNTRPFMLALATGERADRLRAAYIAEFDVTLPVQHKKRGAMVRLALSGKAPDGDYRTWAPHPADLLPHSQAVGSQLYAHMGIARQDRKARDAAVRRNCEAFGAPVIGFVLVHKGLMPFAALDAGIMLQTLFLSAKAHGVDSCPLGVLATWRRPFDAEFEAPADYRLITGFALGYASDAPVNDFRAERWAVRLVPTRG, encoded by the coding sequence ATGAATCCTGATGCCTTCTCCGACCTGGCCGCCGCCCGGTACTCCGTGCGGGACTTCCGACCGGATCCCGTACCGACTGAGATCGTCGAGGAGATCCTGGAGGATACCCGTCAGGCCCCGAGCTGGTCGAACACTCGGCCCTTCATGCTGGCGCTGGCCACCGGGGAGCGGGCAGACCGGCTGCGCGCCGCCTACATCGCCGAGTTCGACGTGACCCTCCCGGTCCAGCACAAGAAGCGCGGCGCCATGGTCCGCCTGGCCCTGAGCGGTAAGGCACCCGACGGCGACTACCGGACCTGGGCGCCCCACCCTGCGGACCTGCTGCCCCACTCCCAGGCCGTCGGCAGTCAGCTGTACGCTCACATGGGCATCGCCCGGCAGGACCGCAAGGCCCGCGATGCGGCCGTCCGCCGCAACTGCGAGGCCTTCGGCGCACCGGTCATCGGTTTCGTCCTGGTCCACAAGGGCCTCATGCCCTTCGCCGCGCTCGACGCCGGAATCATGCTCCAGACCCTGTTCCTGTCGGCCAAGGCCCACGGTGTCGACTCCTGCCCCCTGGGAGTCCTGGCCACCTGGCGCCGCCCCTTCGACGCCGAGTTCGAGGCGCCGGCCGACTACCGTCTCATCACCGGCTTCGCCCTGGGCTACGCCTCCGACGCCCCGGTCAACGACTTCCGGGCCGAGCGGTGGGCCGTGCGCCTGGTGCCGACTCGCGGCTGA
- a CDS encoding ATP-dependent helicase, whose amino-acid sequence MNAMNSLFGALPMPGSGGAATPPPEAALPALIPTGGSFDDDSWADVEAPEEDWGPEDAPPPEDEAAAAPTWEERQDEVSALVARAQANAAAARARAGGAAPSGHVPGPAWGVTVSDPAELLSGLNPAQEAAVTHSGAPLLIIAGAGSGKTRVLTHRIAHLIATGRARPGEILAITFTNKAAAEMRERVTALVGPAGERMWVSTFHSACVRILRREHEAAGLRSTFSIYDAADSTRLITLIVRELGIDPKRFTPKTFARRISDLKNELITPAQFAERVVTSNPLERHLAEVYRAYAERLSAANALDFDDIIMRTVALLQNRPAVAEMYRRRFRHILVDEYQDTNHAQYVLVRELVGGPGTSGADSALPVGELTVVGDSDQSIYAFRGATIRNIEEFEEDYPSARTILLEQNYRSTQNILSAANAVISRNSGRREKNLWTAAGDGAPITGYVADSEHDEARWISQEVDRLADDHGVHPRDVAVFYRTNAQSRALEEAFMRAGQPYKVIGGTRFYDRREIKDAIAYLRAVDNPDDDVNLRRILNVPKRGLGDKAEGALAEHAARYAVSFGQAIADAAGALREAQADEAGDTEGADGQDPSSAEAGEPPEVEGLTTRARNQVRGFHELLTTLRHMVTAGDGVADLLDSALDASGYLAELRASDDPQDATRVENLAELHSVASDFQAANPDGTLADFLERVSLVADSDQLPPSADLEDEEARKAEEQGQITLMTVHTAKGLEFPVVFVTGMEDGTFPHTRSLAEETELAEERRLAYVALTRARERLYLTRAAVRSAWGAANAMPASRFLDDVPGETIDWKRLASSMEALRGGGTGWGSSWGEGGFGSGGRRSGSSRQDSYSGGYSDDDNFAPPVGGGAKRSGKLGRVETPQDRAAKRASVRLEARGKQSAASPAGGAAASEDLPAAVAGLRTGDQVRHDSYGVGTVVGLEGKGRSLTARVEFVIDGAPATKRLILRYAPVAKI is encoded by the coding sequence ATGAACGCGATGAACTCCCTCTTCGGTGCCCTGCCCATGCCCGGCTCCGGCGGTGCGGCCACGCCGCCGCCCGAGGCCGCGCTACCCGCCCTCATCCCCACCGGAGGCTCCTTCGACGACGACTCCTGGGCCGACGTCGAGGCGCCGGAGGAGGACTGGGGCCCCGAGGACGCCCCGCCGCCCGAGGACGAGGCCGCCGCGGCCCCCACCTGGGAGGAGCGCCAGGACGAGGTCTCGGCCCTCGTCGCCCGCGCCCAGGCCAACGCCGCCGCTGCCCGCGCCCGAGCCGGCGGCGCCGCGCCGTCGGGCCACGTCCCCGGCCCCGCCTGGGGCGTGACGGTCTCAGACCCGGCCGAGCTGCTCTCCGGCCTCAACCCCGCCCAGGAGGCCGCCGTCACGCACTCGGGCGCGCCGCTGCTCATCATCGCCGGCGCGGGCTCTGGCAAGACCCGGGTCCTGACCCACCGCATCGCCCACCTCATCGCCACCGGCCGCGCCCGCCCCGGCGAGATCCTGGCCATCACCTTCACCAACAAGGCCGCCGCCGAGATGCGCGAGCGCGTCACCGCTCTGGTGGGCCCCGCCGGCGAGCGCATGTGGGTCTCCACCTTCCACTCGGCCTGCGTGCGCATCCTGCGCCGCGAGCACGAGGCAGCCGGCCTGCGCTCCACCTTCTCCATCTACGACGCCGCCGACTCCACCCGCCTCATCACTCTCATCGTGCGCGAGCTGGGCATCGATCCCAAGCGCTTCACCCCCAAGACCTTCGCCCGCCGCATCTCCGACCTGAAGAACGAGCTCATCACCCCGGCCCAGTTCGCCGAGCGGGTCGTGACCTCCAACCCCCTCGAGCGCCACCTGGCCGAGGTCTACCGCGCCTACGCCGAGCGTCTGAGCGCCGCCAACGCCCTGGACTTCGACGACATCATCATGCGTACCGTCGCCCTGCTCCAGAACCGCCCGGCCGTCGCCGAGATGTACCGGCGCCGCTTCCGCCACATCCTGGTCGACGAGTACCAGGACACCAACCACGCCCAGTACGTCCTCGTGCGCGAGCTCGTCGGCGGGCCCGGCACCTCCGGGGCGGACTCGGCCCTGCCGGTCGGTGAGCTGACCGTCGTCGGCGACTCCGACCAGTCCATCTACGCCTTCCGCGGCGCCACTATCCGCAACATCGAGGAGTTCGAGGAGGACTATCCCTCGGCGCGCACCATCCTGCTGGAGCAGAACTACCGCTCCACCCAGAACATCCTCTCCGCCGCCAATGCCGTCATCTCCCGCAACAGCGGCCGGCGCGAGAAGAACCTGTGGACCGCCGCCGGGGACGGCGCCCCCATCACCGGCTATGTCGCCGACTCCGAGCACGACGAGGCCCGTTGGATCAGCCAGGAGGTCGACCGCCTGGCCGACGATCACGGCGTGCACCCCCGCGATGTCGCCGTCTTCTATCGCACCAACGCCCAGTCCCGCGCCCTCGAAGAGGCCTTCATGCGCGCCGGCCAGCCCTACAAGGTCATCGGCGGCACCCGGTTCTACGACCGCCGCGAGATCAAGGACGCCATCGCCTATCTGCGTGCCGTCGACAACCCCGACGATGACGTCAACCTGCGCCGCATCCTCAACGTCCCCAAGCGCGGCCTGGGGGACAAGGCCGAGGGGGCCTTGGCCGAGCACGCTGCCCGCTACGCCGTCTCCTTCGGACAGGCGATCGCCGACGCCGCCGGAGCCCTCCGCGAGGCCCAGGCCGACGAGGCCGGTGATACCGAGGGAGCCGACGGGCAGGACCCGTCCTCCGCCGAGGCCGGCGAGCCGCCCGAGGTCGAGGGCCTGACCACCCGGGCCCGCAACCAGGTGCGCGGCTTCCACGAGCTGCTCACCACCCTGCGTCACATGGTCACCGCCGGCGACGGCGTCGCCGACCTCCTCGACTCCGCCCTGGACGCCTCGGGCTATCTCGCCGAGCTGCGCGCCAGTGACGACCCCCAGGACGCCACCCGCGTGGAGAACCTTGCCGAGCTCCACTCGGTGGCCAGCGACTTCCAGGCCGCCAACCCAGACGGAACCCTGGCCGACTTCCTCGAACGCGTCTCGCTCGTGGCCGACTCCGACCAGCTCCCGCCCAGCGCCGACCTGGAGGACGAGGAGGCCCGCAAGGCCGAGGAGCAGGGGCAGATCACCCTCATGACCGTCCACACCGCCAAGGGACTGGAGTTCCCGGTCGTCTTCGTCACCGGCATGGAGGACGGCACCTTCCCCCACACCCGCTCCCTGGCCGAGGAGACCGAGCTCGCCGAGGAGCGCCGACTGGCCTACGTGGCCCTCACCCGCGCCCGCGAGCGCCTCTACCTCACCCGCGCCGCCGTGCGCTCGGCCTGGGGCGCCGCCAACGCCATGCCCGCCTCCCGCTTCCTCGACGACGTCCCGGGTGAGACCATCGACTGGAAGCGCCTGGCCTCCTCGATGGAGGCGCTGCGCGGCGGCGGCACCGGCTGGGGGAGCAGCTGGGGCGAGGGCGGCTTCGGCTCGGGAGGGCGGCGCTCGGGAAGCTCCCGGCAGGACTCCTACTCCGGCGGCTACTCCGACGACGATAACTTCGCCCCGCCCGTGGGGGGAGGCGCCAAGCGCTCGGGCAAGCTGGGGCGCGTGGAGACCCCCCAGGACCGGGCCGCCAAGCGCGCCTCCGTCCGCCTTGAGGCCCGCGGAAAGCAGAGCGCCGCGTCACCGGCCGGCGGAGCCGCCGCCTCGGAGGACCTGCCCGCGGCCGTGGCCGGGCTGAGGACCGGCGACCAGGTGCGCCACGACTCCTACGGGGTGGGCACCGTCGTCGGCCTGGAGGGCAAGGGACGCTCCCTGACCGCCCGCGTCGAGTTCGTCATCGACGGCGCCCCCGCCACCAAGCGCCTCATTCTGCGCTACGCCCCCGTGGCCAAGATCTGA
- a CDS encoding DJ-1/PfpI family protein gives MQTIALYTTETMADWEYAYLTTQIAGAERLKPGRFQLLLVGDGLAPVRTLGNLPLAPEADLDALDALAATGSLAALVIPGGDHYAAGHERLIEVVDRLVDGSVPVAAICGATLLLARGGFLDERRHTSNAASYLEASGYRGGTRYEEAPVVTDRGVTTASGIHAIPFTAEIMRITGLVPDAIVESWEQVFLNGRERDYMALMEATSAWQNA, from the coding sequence ATGCAGACCATCGCCCTGTACACGACCGAGACCATGGCGGACTGGGAGTACGCCTATCTCACCACTCAGATCGCAGGCGCGGAGCGGCTCAAGCCCGGGCGTTTCCAGCTGCTGCTCGTGGGCGACGGCCTGGCGCCGGTGCGCACGCTCGGGAACCTGCCGCTGGCGCCGGAGGCCGACCTCGATGCCCTGGACGCGCTGGCCGCCACCGGCTCACTCGCGGCCCTGGTCATTCCGGGAGGGGACCACTACGCGGCAGGGCACGAGCGGCTCATCGAGGTCGTCGACCGGCTCGTGGACGGCTCGGTTCCGGTGGCGGCGATCTGCGGCGCCACGCTCCTGCTGGCCCGCGGCGGCTTCCTGGACGAGCGCCGCCACACCTCGAATGCCGCCTCGTACCTGGAGGCCAGTGGATACCGCGGTGGTACGCGCTACGAGGAGGCCCCGGTGGTGACCGACCGGGGCGTCACCACCGCCTCGGGCATCCACGCGATCCCCTTCACCGCGGAGATCATGCGGATCACCGGGCTTGTGCCCGATGCGATAGTCGAATCCTGGGAACAGGTCTTCCTGAACGGCCGGGAGAGGGACTACATGGCTCTGATGGAGGCGACCAGTGCCTGGCAGAACGCCTGA
- a CDS encoding MarR family winged helix-turn-helix transcriptional regulator encodes MPGRTPEGDALTALVLPVFALNGELLEAAAVITAPHELTLARWQVLGAVLEEPLPVAEIARRVGLTRQSVQRVANDVVAQGWAHWQPNPGRRGQNLLVLTDKGRRAIAALTAEQHAWADAVGQEIGERDLKTLATLISRVTEASRRYRQAAGEEPSP; translated from the coding sequence GTGCCTGGCAGAACGCCTGAGGGGGACGCCCTCACTGCCCTGGTCCTTCCCGTCTTCGCGCTCAACGGGGAGCTCCTGGAGGCGGCTGCGGTGATCACGGCCCCACATGAGCTGACCCTGGCCCGGTGGCAGGTGCTGGGCGCCGTCCTGGAGGAACCGCTGCCGGTTGCCGAGATCGCGCGTCGGGTGGGACTGACCCGGCAGAGTGTGCAACGGGTGGCCAATGACGTCGTCGCCCAGGGATGGGCGCACTGGCAGCCCAATCCCGGGCGGCGCGGTCAGAACCTGCTCGTCCTGACCGACAAGGGAAGGCGAGCGATCGCGGCACTGACTGCGGAGCAGCACGCCTGGGCCGATGCCGTCGGCCAGGAGATCGGAGAGAGGGACCTGAAGACCCTGGCGACGCTGATCAGCCGGGTCACCGAGGCGTCACGCCGCTACCGGCAAGCCGCCGGAGAGGAGCCCTCGCCTTAA
- a CDS encoding helix-turn-helix transcriptional regulator: MYSETVLSEQRTLWRSVGGSAAAIPADGCVDLIVRSEQVLLCGPQTRVIHAPADDVHPTVGLRLEAGTAHRILPVALCELRDQVVELRAVLGSEGVVLHDLMMRASNTSRPDLTLPPMLVDQEEPWAAAARRLARTGASAREAARALDWSERTLRRRMLESFGYGYSTLVRIERACRARSLLQRGLSPADVSAMTGYADQPHLTREFARMVGVTPAQFSKAAKRSTLLPSGSSTVA; encoded by the coding sequence GTGTACTCCGAGACGGTCCTGAGTGAGCAGCGCACGCTCTGGCGATCGGTGGGCGGCAGCGCCGCTGCCATTCCCGCTGACGGATGCGTCGACCTCATTGTCCGCAGCGAGCAGGTGCTCCTGTGCGGCCCGCAGACTCGTGTCATCCACGCTCCTGCCGACGACGTTCACCCCACTGTCGGCTTGAGGCTGGAAGCGGGAACCGCTCACAGGATCCTGCCCGTAGCACTCTGCGAGCTGAGGGACCAAGTAGTGGAGCTGCGTGCCGTGCTGGGGTCTGAAGGGGTTGTCCTGCACGACCTGATGATGCGAGCGAGCAACACTTCTCGGCCCGACCTCACGCTCCCTCCTATGCTTGTCGACCAAGAGGAACCGTGGGCGGCGGCGGCGCGCCGGCTCGCCCGGACCGGAGCGTCGGCCCGCGAGGCAGCCCGGGCTCTGGACTGGTCGGAGCGCACGCTTCGCAGACGAATGCTGGAGAGCTTCGGCTACGGATACTCCACTCTGGTACGTATCGAGCGGGCGTGCCGGGCGCGCTCGCTCCTCCAGCGGGGGCTTTCGCCGGCCGATGTCTCAGCGATGACGGGCTATGCGGACCAGCCGCATCTGACCCGCGAGTTCGCGCGCATGGTCGGGGTGACGCCGGCTCAGTTCTCCAAGGCCGCGAAGAGGTCGACGCTATTGCCATCGGGGTCGAGCACCGTGGCGTAG
- a CDS encoding VOC family protein, which produces MTLRLGFIGIVTRNMSASLAFYRLLGAPVPEGSDEPHVDTRLEDGTVLAWDTIDLIRRLDPGYESPSGGHRIALAFDQGTASAVDDTYTRLTGAGYEGRTKPWDAPWGQRYATVLDPDGNSVDLFAALEN; this is translated from the coding sequence ATGACACTACGACTCGGATTCATCGGCATCGTGACTCGCAATATGTCCGCCTCACTCGCCTTCTACCGTCTGCTTGGAGCGCCCGTCCCCGAAGGGAGTGACGAGCCGCATGTCGATACCAGGCTCGAGGACGGCACCGTTCTGGCCTGGGACACCATCGACCTCATTCGCCGCCTCGACCCCGGGTACGAGTCGCCCTCGGGAGGCCATCGCATCGCCCTGGCCTTCGATCAGGGGACGGCGAGTGCCGTGGACGACACCTACACCAGGCTCACCGGAGCAGGATACGAAGGCCGCACGAAGCCGTGGGACGCTCCCTGGGGGCAGCGCTACGCCACGGTGCTCGACCCCGATGGCAATAGCGTCGACCTCTTCGCGGCCTTGGAGAACTGA
- the prmC gene encoding peptide chain release factor N(5)-glutamine methyltransferase gives MVPELCGGAPAGAVDRYGLRALVRQAAGRLAAAGVTSPQVDARILAEHLLGRALLLADGADGDFPAAYDALVLRRECREPLQHIIGRMWLRGAELISRPGVFIVRPETEVVAGAAIEAAREVMDGGGGVVLTADLCTGSGAIAACVAKEVPGARVVAVEISETAAALARENCERLVPGRVEVIHADATDPLVLHDLNGQVDVVVSNPPYVPAGAVEDTETSQHEPTVALYGGGPDGLDIPVDVLVRSVALLRTGGVLVMEHDHEQGALLRAAALGAGFKQAETGQDLTGRDRYLRAVR, from the coding sequence GTGGTTCCTGAGTTGTGCGGCGGTGCGCCGGCGGGCGCTGTGGACCGCTACGGGCTGCGGGCGCTGGTGCGCCAGGCGGCCGGGCGGCTGGCGGCGGCCGGAGTGACCAGTCCCCAGGTCGACGCCAGGATCCTGGCCGAGCACCTGCTGGGGAGGGCCCTCCTCCTGGCCGACGGCGCCGACGGGGATTTCCCGGCCGCCTATGACGCGCTGGTGCTGCGCCGCGAGTGTCGCGAGCCCCTTCAGCACATCATCGGCCGTATGTGGTTGCGGGGCGCCGAGCTCATCAGCCGTCCCGGCGTGTTCATTGTGCGCCCGGAGACCGAGGTGGTGGCCGGAGCCGCGATCGAGGCCGCCCGCGAGGTGATGGATGGCGGCGGGGGAGTGGTCCTGACCGCTGACCTGTGCACCGGCTCGGGCGCGATCGCCGCCTGCGTCGCCAAGGAGGTCCCTGGTGCCAGGGTGGTCGCCGTCGAGATCAGCGAGACGGCCGCGGCCCTGGCCCGCGAGAACTGCGAGCGGCTGGTTCCCGGGCGCGTCGAGGTGATCCACGCCGACGCCACCGACCCGCTGGTCCTTCACGATCTCAACGGGCAGGTCGACGTCGTCGTCTCCAACCCGCCCTACGTGCCGGCAGGCGCCGTGGAGGATACCGAAACCTCCCAGCACGAGCCCACCGTTGCTCTCTATGGCGGGGGACCCGACGGGCTGGACATCCCGGTCGACGTCCTCGTGCGCTCGGTCGCCTTGCTGCGCACCGGCGGCGTCCTCGTCATGGAGCACGACCACGAGCAGGGGGCCCTGCTGCGCGCGGCCGCGCTCGGGGCCGGCTTCAAGCAGGCCGAGACCGGCCAGGACCTCACCGGACGTGACCGCTACCTGCGCGCCGTGCGGTAG